A region of Emys orbicularis isolate rEmyOrb1 chromosome 20, rEmyOrb1.hap1, whole genome shotgun sequence DNA encodes the following proteins:
- the LOC135892831 gene encoding palmitoyltransferase ZDHHC3-like, with amino-acid sequence MGAAGPGRCGRDPCGALCLLLTYLSVGYADYVILTHILLQPGFRGSLWCPFHAVTFNLIVLLLLACHTRAVFADPGMVPLPDTAIDFSDLRSNTPHKSERSNEDWTVCNRCETYRPPRAHHCRICHRCVRRMDHHCPWINNCVGELNQKYFIQFLFYTGLASLYAMGLVLTTWLWPVDRSFPGKMEGAAGGVSNNHVQMAHCIVLLVESILFGVFVTVIFYDQVVSIIMDETPIEQLRNRLLKEARREVAHTRKPKIALLREVFGRGFVICWFFPCNCSPPSGGAPAYSYLPNYDV; translated from the exons ATGGgggcggcggggccgggccgcTGCGGGCGGGACCCGTGCGGGGCGCTCTGCCTGCTGCTCACCTACCTGAGCGTGGGCTACGCCGACTACGTCATCCTCACCCACATCCTGCTGCAGCCGGGCTTCCGGGGCAG CCTCTGGTGTCCCTTCCATGCCGTGACGTTTAACCTCATTGTCCTTCTGTTGCTGGCCTGTCACACACGAGCTGTCTTTGCTGATCCAG GCATGGTCCCGCTGCCCGATACCGCCATCGACTTCTCTGACCTGCGCAGCAACACGCCCCACAAGAGCGAGCGG AGCAATGAGGACTGGACTGTGTGTAACCGCTGTGAGACGTACCGCCCGCCGCGGGCGCACCACTGCCGCATCTGCCACCGCTGCGTCCGCCGCATGGATCACCACTGCCCCTG GATCAACAACTGCGTTGGCGAGTTAAACCAGAAATACTTCATCCAGTTCCTCTTCTACACTG GGCTGGCTAGTCTCTATGCCATGGGGCTGGTGTTAACCACGTGGCTGTGGCCGGTGGACAGGAGCTTCCCCGGGAAGATGGAAGGTGCGGCTGGAGGCGTCTCTAACAACCATGTCCAGAT ggctCACTGCATTGTCCTGCTGGTGGAGTCCATCCTCTTCGGGGTCTTCGTCACCGTCATCTTCTATGACCAG GTGGTCTCTATCATCATGGACGAGACTCCGATCGAGCAGCTGCGGAACCGGCTGCTGAAGGAGGCGCGCCGGGAGGTGGCACACACCCGGAAGCCGAAGATCGCGCTGCTGCGGGAGGTGTTTGGACGGG GCTTCGTGATCTGCTGGTTTTTCCCATGTAACTGCAGCCCCCCATCAGGCGGGGCCCCTGCCTACAGCTATCTGCCCAACTACGATGTGTGA